CTGACCTTGGGGCGGGTCGATGACGACCTCATCATCAGCGCCGGCGGACTGCGGCGCAGGGTGAGGTTGGCGTCCGTGCTTCGGCGCTGCACGGTGCTGGACGCACGCCTGCGGGGTAGTGAGTTGACGGTGCGTTTTCGACCAGATCCGGAGGTGTGGCCTAAGTGAGTGGGGCTCATCCCGAAATCGGTCCGGAGCTACGCAGGCTCGCACAGTCGATTCTGGACGGCATCGATCCCGCGGTGCGCGCGGCGGCGGCGCTGACGGCGGGTGCGGGACCCGGCACCGGCAAGTGCCAGCAGGTGTGGTGCCCGGTGTGCGCGCTGGCGGCGTTGGCGACCGGCGACCAACACCCCTTGCTCACGGCGATCGCCGACCACAGCATCGCCCTGCTTCAGGTGATCCGCGACATCGTCGACGACATCGACCGCGCGTCCACGCCCCCGACCGAACCGCCGCCCGACGGTCCGCCCGACCCCGGCGACGGTGCCCCGCGGACCCGTTATCAGCCCATCCCGGTCACGCTGGACGAGTGAGGTGCCTGCGTCGCAGGTGGTCCCTTCTCGTGGGGATAGGTACAGTTGGCGCAGAACATCAGCGGGGTGTAGCCGAGAGGGAGGGCCATGTGGTACTGGCTGTTCAAGTACGTACTCCTCGGCCCGCTGCTGTCTCTGCTGGGGCGGCCGAAAGTTGAAGGCTTAGAACACGTTCCGAGCTCCGGACCGGTGATACTGGCAAGCAACCACCTGGCCGTGATGGACAGCTTCTATCTTCCGTTGGTGGTGCGCCGCCGAATCACCTTCCTGGCGAAGTCGGAATATTTCACCGGCACCGGTGTGAAGGGGTGGTTCCAGCGGTGGTTCTTCACCGCCGTCGGGCAGGTGCCCATCGACCGGACCGATGCCGACAGCGCCCGGGCCGCGCTGACCACCGCCCAACAGGTGCTGAGCCAGGGCAAGCTGCTGGGCATGTATCCCGAAGGCACGCGATCCCCGGACGGCCGGCTCTACAAGGGCAAGACGGGGCTGGCGCGGCTCGCCCTGGAGACCGGGGTCCCGGTGATCCCGGTCGCGATGATCGGCACCAATGTCGTCAACCCGCCCGGAACCAACATGTTGCGGTTCGGGCGGGTCACCGTTCGCTTCGGCAAGCCGATGGACTTCTCGCGCTTCGACGGGTTGGCGGGCAACCGCTTCATCGAGCGGGCCGTCACCGACGAAGTGATCTACGAGCTGATGGGGCTCTCCGGCCAGGAGTACGTCGACATCTACGCGGCCAGCCTAAAAATGGGCGGCAGCGGTGACGAGGGCGACGGCGAGGCCGTGCGGATCCCCGAGACCGCTGCCGGTTAGCCGACCGCGGTAACCGGCGCGAGCGGCTCCGGTGCGATCTCCCGCGACACCGCGCGGGCGGCGACGGTGCAGCCGGCCGCGAGGATGACCGCCAGCGCCCACCACACGTAGGACATCCCGGCAAGCTGGCGCCACCAGGCCGCGCTCGCCTCGTGATGCTTGGGCAGCAAGTCGATCGGCGTCCACCTCATCAGCGCGACGCCGACGGCGCTGAGCACCATCAGCGGCGCGTTGCGGCGCCGCCAGCCCAAGACCGCCGTCACCAGCACCGCGGGCAGCACCCACACCCAGTGGTGTGACCAGGACACCGGCGACACCACCAGCCCGAACAGCGCGACGCAGACCAGCGCGAGCGTGGGTTCGTCGGCGCGCAGCACCCGCCGCATCGCCCACACCGTCAGCGCCAACACCAGCAGGGACGCGCCCACCCACAGCAGGAAGCGCTCCTGTTGTCCCAGTCCCAGCCGGGCCAGCGCGCCGGCGATGTTCTGGTCGGTGTTCAACGACGCGGAACCGATCCGGTCGGTGTGGTGCACGGTGTGCGTCCAGTACTCCCACGAGTCGTTCCAGGCCAGGGCGAAACCCAGCAGCGTCGCCCCCACGAACGACGCCAGCGCGGTCAGCGTCGCCCGGTGATCGCGGCGCAGCAGGAAATAGAGCAGAAACACCGCCGGCGTCAGCTTCAGCGCCATGCCCAGCCCCAGCAGCAGGCCGCGCGGCCACGGCGTGCGGCGCGGCACGCAGTCGGCGATCACCAGCGTCATCAGCACCACGTTGATCTGACCGAAGGCGAAGTTCGAGCTGATCGGTTCCAGCCAGATCGTCGCGGCCGCGGCGGCGACGATCGCCAGCCACCACCGGCGCAGCCAGGCAGGGCCGGGCAGTACGGCCGACGCGCTCCAGACGTCGAGCCGGGTCAGCACGATCACGGTGGACACGACCAGCAGCACCAGCGTCAGGGCGGTGATCGCGACGCTGGCTATCGGCATGTGCATCCATGCGAACGGGCAGAACACGATGGCGGCCAGCGGCGGATAGGTGAACGGCAGGTCCACGATCGGCGTGTGGAACAACACGTCACCGCGGTACAGCGGGCGCCCGTCCATCCAGGCCTGGGCGCCCATCTGATAGACGTCGATGTCGATGCGGTACGGGATGTGCCCGAACAGCTGCCAGGCCGCGTAACCCAGCCCCGCGGCGGCCGCCAGCCACGCCAGTCCCCACACCAGCGCCCGCTCGGGGCCACGCTTACCTGCCAAGCCCGCCCCGGGCGCCTGCCGTGTACTCATGTCGCACAACAGCGTAATGGGTGCCCGCGCCCGGACATCCCTGGTGCAGCGCGGCTCCCACGGCCCCGGCGCGCGAAGGCGTAGGTTTCAAGAGTGCTCCACTCGTTCGTGGACGAGATGTCCCGATGGTTCGAACATGACATTCACGCCCGGGGCCACCTGCCACTGTTGTGCTGCCTGGTGGCCTTCATCCTGACGTTCTTCGTCACGCGGACGTTCGTGCGCTTCATCCGTCACCGGGTCGACAACGGCCGGCCCACTAAGTGGTGGCACCCGCGCAACGTCCACGTCGGGGGCGTGCACATCCACCACGTGACGTTCGGG
The sequence above is drawn from the Mycobacterium marseillense genome and encodes:
- a CDS encoding glycosyltransferase 87 family protein, whose protein sequence is MSTRQAPGAGLAGKRGPERALVWGLAWLAAAAGLGYAAWQLFGHIPYRIDIDVYQMGAQAWMDGRPLYRGDVLFHTPIVDLPFTYPPLAAIVFCPFAWMHMPIASVAITALTLVLLVVSTVIVLTRLDVWSASAVLPGPAWLRRWWLAIVAAAAATIWLEPISSNFAFGQINVVLMTLVIADCVPRRTPWPRGLLLGLGMALKLTPAVFLLYFLLRRDHRATLTALASFVGATLLGFALAWNDSWEYWTHTVHHTDRIGSASLNTDQNIAGALARLGLGQQERFLLWVGASLLVLALTVWAMRRVLRADEPTLALVCVALFGLVVSPVSWSHHWVWVLPAVLVTAVLGWRRRNAPLMVLSAVGVALMRWTPIDLLPKHHEASAAWWRQLAGMSYVWWALAVILAAGCTVAARAVSREIAPEPLAPVTAVG
- a CDS encoding lysophospholipid acyltransferase family protein, with translation MWYWLFKYVLLGPLLSLLGRPKVEGLEHVPSSGPVILASNHLAVMDSFYLPLVVRRRITFLAKSEYFTGTGVKGWFQRWFFTAVGQVPIDRTDADSARAALTTAQQVLSQGKLLGMYPEGTRSPDGRLYKGKTGLARLALETGVPVIPVAMIGTNVVNPPGTNMLRFGRVTVRFGKPMDFSRFDGLAGNRFIERAVTDEVIYELMGLSGQEYVDIYAASLKMGGSGDEGDGEAVRIPETAAG